One window from the genome of Calditrichota bacterium encodes:
- a CDS encoding DegQ family serine endoprotease produces the protein MKKKWVAVLVAAALVVGSLVTIIITSDFNFTHNSLASNHASAAVETNPASSPSQNPQSQTGLSNDAFMNQLNSIFENAAEKVKPAVVTIFSEKVIKMRRLQSPFDFFFGPDFFNQFGQGMPQQPKKKAPQYEEFHQKGMGSGVIISSDGYIITNNHVVSGADDIQVKTTDGVIHKAKVIGTDAKTDIALIKIKAKNLPVAKLGDSSQLKVGEWVLAIGNPFSQQLHQTVTKGIISALGRSDLNLSYYENYIQTDAPINPGNSGGALINLKGEVIGINTAIVAPSGAFAGIGFAIPINMVKKVTHDLKTKGHVIRGWLGVQIQAVDEDLAKALGLEKNQGVVVSEVTKGSPAEKAGIKVSDVILKFNGRDVTGPSNLAFMVAQAMPGTKVKLLIMRNGKEKTITVKLGEMPGQQKTKTVISQANEIDFGMEVSNLTPDLAKKFGYEKSKGVVITSIDPYGPAAKKGLKEGDLIREVNRKPVKNVDDYKKIVSKLHPGDVVLLLVQRGKDNFFVAIEVPKKK, from the coding sequence ATGAAAAAGAAATGGGTGGCTGTATTGGTCGCAGCAGCATTAGTGGTTGGAAGTCTGGTAACGATTATTATTACATCGGACTTTAATTTCACGCACAACAGTCTGGCGTCAAACCATGCTTCAGCTGCCGTTGAGACAAATCCGGCGTCTTCACCTTCACAAAATCCCCAATCCCAGACGGGGCTTTCAAATGATGCGTTTATGAATCAATTAAATTCGATTTTCGAAAATGCGGCAGAAAAGGTAAAACCGGCGGTCGTCACCATTTTTAGCGAAAAGGTCATCAAAATGCGGCGCCTTCAATCGCCGTTTGATTTCTTTTTCGGCCCCGATTTTTTTAACCAGTTTGGACAGGGGATGCCTCAGCAACCCAAGAAAAAAGCACCCCAATATGAAGAATTCCATCAAAAAGGCATGGGCTCCGGCGTAATCATTTCTTCCGATGGTTACATTATCACCAACAACCACGTGGTAAGCGGTGCCGATGATATTCAAGTAAAAACCACCGATGGCGTTATTCACAAGGCCAAGGTTATTGGAACCGATGCCAAAACCGATATTGCCCTGATCAAAATTAAGGCCAAAAACCTGCCGGTAGCCAAATTGGGAGACTCTTCCCAATTGAAGGTCGGCGAATGGGTACTGGCCATAGGCAATCCGTTTTCCCAGCAGTTGCACCAAACGGTTACCAAGGGAATTATCAGTGCGTTGGGCCGTTCGGATCTGAATCTGTCCTATTACGAGAATTACATTCAAACCGACGCTCCGATTAACCCGGGGAACAGCGGCGGAGCGCTCATCAATTTAAAGGGTGAAGTGATTGGTATTAACACGGCCATTGTGGCGCCTTCAGGGGCCTTTGCCGGAATCGGATTTGCCATTCCGATTAATATGGTTAAAAAGGTCACACACGATCTGAAAACCAAAGGCCACGTGATTCGCGGATGGCTGGGTGTTCAAATTCAGGCAGTAGATGAAGATTTGGCCAAGGCTCTTGGTCTGGAGAAAAACCAGGGTGTGGTGGTTTCGGAAGTAACCAAGGGCAGCCCGGCAGAGAAAGCCGGAATTAAGGTATCGGATGTAATTTTGAAATTCAACGGAAGAGATGTCACCGGGCCCAGCAACCTGGCTTTTATGGTGGCTCAGGCCATGCCGGGTACAAAGGTGAAGCTGTTGATTATGCGGAACGGTAAGGAAAAAACAATCACGGTGAAGCTGGGTGAAATGCCGGGACAACAAAAAACAAAGACGGTTATCAGCCAGGCCAATGAAATTGACTTTGGAATGGAAGTGTCGAACTTAACGCCGGATCTGGCGAAAAAATTCGGCTATGAAAAATCCAAAGGCGTGGTCATTACCAGTATCGATCCTTATGGGCCGGCGGCCAAGAAGGGTCTGAAAGAGGGCGATCTGATCCGGGAAGTGAACCGAAAACCGGTTAAAAATGTGGACGATTACAAGAAGATCGTCTCTAAATTGCACCCGGGAGATGTGGTTTTACTGCTGGTGCAGCGAGGCAAGGATAATTTCTTTGTGGCCATTGAAGTCCCGAAGAAAAAATAA